TGACGTTTGGCTTGTCCGTTTCTTGTAGGTATATGCGGTTGTTGGCTCCATAAGCCATGACGTAGCCGCCTATAGGCGGCCTCAAAAACTCCGGCCTCGTTGTGTACTGGGCTACTGGGGTTGCCTGAACCTGGTTTGTGACGAGGACAGCCATGTCATAAGCCCTTGCCAATTTTATTAGCAGGCCTATGGCGTAGTTCAGCTTCTGCTGCCTTGGGCATAACAGCTCGCGTCCAGGATACTCCCTTCTAAAAGGGGATACGAAACTGTCAATGGCCAAGTAGCGGACGCCTTTTTCTTTGATGAACTTGTGGGCTGTTTCAAGGGTTGCTATAAGGTCTGAGGATGAGGGAACCCTCCGCAGGTGAATGGGGCTTATTGCCTCGTCTGGGTCAAGCATCCTCGCCTTTGCGATTTGGCGTATTCGGGTTACGCTTAGGGTGGCCTCCGTGTCCAAGATTAGAACGTCTCCGCCTAAGGCTTTAGGCGCTAAAACGGATGTTGTGTAGACAAGCTCTGTTTTGCCGCAGGCGTAGCTTCCACAAACCTCAGTAATCTCCTGAGTCCTTATACCGCCGCCCAAAATCTCGTCAAGAGCCCTTGAGCCCGTCGGAATTGTTTTGCGCCTAAGCTCTTCCTCGTAAAGCTCTTTAGCCGACATTATGCGGATGTCAAGTTTGCTTCGCGCCTCCCTTATGAGAGCCTCAGCCTTATCGAGGCTAAAACCCATTCTCTCTCCGATTCTTTGAAATAGAAAGTGGGGCACCTCAGCAGCAATCGACTCAACCGTGTAATAACCCGCTTCCTTAAGCAGAGCTGCAAACTCCGGCGTTACACCTTTAAGCTTTAGAAGGGGATCCCTAAACTCTTCGAACTCGCACTCGCTTATTTGACTAACAGCTTCACTCAACACATTTCCCCCCTTCAAGCCTCTTTTCCAAAAACTCCTTGACAGCCATGCAAACAAGGGAGCTTATCGACCTGCCTGTTTCACGGCTTAAATCCTCAAGCCTCTCAAGGTCTTCACGGTCGATGGAGGCTGAAACCTTTACTTTGCGTGTCATAGAACCACCCTTTTAGATGCTTACTGGAACCATTTCCAGAATGAGCCGGCGAATGTCTCCAAAGCTGAGTTTTGGATACTTGCCGTGAATCCACTCTGCAAGCCAGGCTAGCTCATTGCGAATAAACTCTCGGTCTTCCTCAGAAACCACGCTTGCTGACGATTTCTGCCAATCCTTCAACTCTTTAACAAGTTCTTCCGGCTCCAGACATTGCTTGCCTTTATCTTTCATGTATTCAACAAATTTTTGGGGCAAGTCTAGAAGGCCAGAATCTGTGATTCTTCTTGGTAGGCTTCCGCCCATGTTATCGGGCCTCCCTTGCGAGGTGCTTTTCGAAGTACTCGTTGATGATGAGCCGTAGAACCTCGGTGTTGTTTGTCAGGCCCTTGGCGCTTTTTATGCGTAGGAAGCGGGTTCTAACTTCGCCTTTCAGCTTAACGCGGATGTCCAGTATGCTTTTGCCTTCAGACATATTTATCCACACAGTATAGTTTTTTGTGGCTTTTTGCAATATAAAACTTTTGATAGTTGCAAAAAGTGGAAAAACTTATAAACAAATAGCTTCAAATACATTATTTGAAGGTGGAGCGTATGGCGAGAAAGAGGGGAGTAACAGTATTCCTCGACCCAGAAGACCTCAAGTTTCTGAAAAAGAAGAACAGCGAAACTGGACGCAGCCTCTCAACGCTTATCCGCGAAGCCGTAAAAAACTGGATCAGGATGGAGAAGGCGAAATGAGCATAACGCTAAGAAGCCTTAAATATGGGGTGGGCTATACCTTGAAGGTCGTGTGTCAAATGTACACATTTTGCGACAAAATGGTGGGGTCTTAATGGCTAAGGGCTCAAAGGAAGGGGAAGTTTTAAAGGTTTACTTGAGGGCTGAGGGCGAAATTGCAGAACGCTTCCTAAAGATTAAGGAGCATTTGGGGCTCAAAAACTACACTGAGGTTATCCGCGCATTGATAAACGATTACTGGAGAGAACACGAAGAGGAGATAAGGAAAAGCCTAAAATCGTCAAGAAAGGCTTAGCGTTAAACAGCCTCGTCTTGCCTTTTATTTCCAGCCAATTTCTTCTCAAAGTATTCGTTGATCATAAGCCTAAGAACCTCTTCGTCCGCCAGCCCCTTGAACCTTTTAATCTCAAGGAATCTGTCCTTCACCTTCCCTTTCAAAGCAGCCCGTATTTCTAAAGCCCTGTTCTCCCCAGCCATTCCCATTCACCGCCATGGCATGCCAAAACAGGATCCATGGAAACCACTAATTAAATTAATGAACAAGTTTTTGTAGGCCGAAGCCGCGGGTAAAATGTTTCTGCCTGCAGAAACGCCTATAAGCGCAAATTTTTCGGCCAGCGCATATTTAAGCCTGATTTGCATTTTCATGTAAAAATTCAGCTCCAATAAGCCTTTCAGGTGTTGGTTTTTCTCGGGTGTTGTTCGGCGTGCAGAAACGTTTTCTCGGGGTTAAAGCTATGACTAGACAGCCGTCCTTCAAGCTTATTTCAATGTCTAAATCCTGCCCTATGAAGGGCTTGACTGTTTTGTGGAATTTGTGTGGGATGTCCAGCGATAGGCGTTCATACTCGTAGGCGTATTTGCCGCCGAGATACCGTTTTCTCGAGAGCCTGCGCTGAATCCTAACCAAACCTTCACCTCTAGGATCCGCCTATTCCTCCTTTTCTGCTTCCTCAGCCTTTTCTTCTGGCGCGTCTTCTATGCCCTTAGATGTTATGCGGAAAATGCATTCGCCCTCTGGCAGGCATGGAGAGTCAAAGACTCTTGCAATGCGTTTACCCTCGCCCTTAGCCCGCCTTAGCCAAACCCTTGTGGTGGATGCATGGGCTAGGATGTTGCCTCCAGCCGGCCTATCTGCCGCTTGGCCTCCCCATTGGGGTGTTGGATCCGACTGGGCTTGGTTTGTTACTACTACGGCTAGGTTTAGGATTTCAGCCAAGCGCAATAGCTTGTGCATATAAAGGTTTAGTTTTTGTTGTCTGTCGGCTAGTGTTTCCCTTCCTAGGTATTCGCCTCTAAAATGGGATATGACTGAGTCCACAACTACGAGTTTTACGTTTTCTTCTGCGCATTTTTCGAAGGCATTGTCCAGCAGGAACATTTGATGGTCTGAGGTGTAAACCCTTGAGAGTATTATGTTGTGGAGTGTTTGGCCTGGATTCAAGCCGTTTTCTGCTGCTATTTGGTAAACGCGGTTGGAGCTGAACGTTCCTTCGGTATCAAAGTAAAGTACGTTTCCGCCTAGGCCGCCCTGTTCTGGTTTAAGCTGGGCTGTAACGCAAAGCATTAGACAAAGCTGGGTTTTTCCGGAACCATACTGTCCCACGAGCTCTGTTATAGCCTGGGTTTCTATGCCGCCGCCCAAAAGAGCGTCAAGGGCCTTGCTCCCAGTCGTGCATCTCAAGCGTTTTTTGGTCATTTCCCAGTGCTCGTAGGCTGTTATGAACCTGCAGCCTAAAAGCTCCCTTGCAGCCTCAACAATTCGCTGGGCTGCTTCAAGCTTCTCATAGCCAGCCTTCTCCTTAACCTCCCTTGCGGGGGTGACAGCTAAAGTTTCAACGTTTGCGAAGCCCGCGTCCCTAAGCCTTTTGGCTATGGATTTGCCTACGCCTGGAATCTGCTCTAACTCCACGGCCGACCCTCCTTTGAATGTGCGGACTCGCCCCACTCTATGTCGGTGTCGGCTATTTTGCTCCAGCAACGCCTGCAAATGGGCAACCTATCCCCTTTATAGAGTATGAACACTTCAATGTCCGTGTTCCTGCATTTCCCGTTCCACGGGTTCCTGCAATGCTCAGCCTTGGACACGTGCTCCACTCCTCCTAGTTGTTTTCCAGCCGTTGCCATGTAAATCGGCTCTAACAAACTCTTTAACCAGTTCAGCTTGGTGATTTTGCAGGAACTCTTCTAGGGCTTCTTTCCGGCTTTGCCAGCTATACTCATGGCTTGTAAATTTGCCCCAATAATGCGGATATCTGTGCACGAGTTCTAGGAGAAGCTTACGCTGGAGAACCGACAAGCCCTCAAGCTCCAAATTCAAAGCTTTAGAGAGCATTAGCGTTCAGCCTCCAACCGCAAATTATGCGGTTCATGGAAAAGCGTATAAAAAAGCAGCGGCGAATCGACCCTTTCAAGCAGTGGAGAGAGTTGAGTTAAAGTGAAATAAAAGCCCAAAGAGTGCGTTAATCTTAAATCTGATGCGCCTTAAACTTTAATGTGGGCTTTGTTGACTGAAAAACCTGAGGAAGAAAGGCTTCCAGTTTCTGAGAAAGTTAAGGTTTTGCGTTTTCAAACCTTGTTTAAGGGTGGAAGGTGGTGGGCTGCCGCAGGCTTGTTCGAGGCTTTTGGAAGAAAACACATAGCCCTATACCTATGGTTTAAGCGTGGAGACTCCTGGAAAAGACGGCAAAAGTTTGTTTTCAGGTCTAGGGAGGAGTGGGAGAAAGCCAAAAAGGCCATTGAAAGCCTTGCAGCGGAGCTATAGACCATGCTGGCCGAGAAACGCTATGTCTGGCATCCGCTGTTAAAGGAGGAAGCCGTAGAGGATAGGCTTTACCAGAACAGGATTCTGGAAAGAGCCCGCCAGTGTAACACGCTTGTTGTTTTACCGACAGCCCTCGGAAAAACAGTGATAGCCCTACTACTGGCGATAGAAAAGGCTGAGGAGGGCAAAATATTCTTTTTAGCGCCCACACGGCCTCTTGTCCAGCAGCACTACCAAACCTTTCTCGACAAAACATGGTTTGACGAAGCCGAACTAGCCCTTGTCACTGGGCGTTATCCACCAAACCATAGAACCGCTCTATACAATAGGGCGAAGGTTGTTTTTGCTACTCCGCAGTGTGTTTGGAACGATTTGAAAAGCGGGCTTTTAAGGCTTGACAATGTTTCGCTCATAATTTTTGATGAGGCTCATAGGGCTAGGGGAAACTACGCCTACGTTGGCATAGCCACCTACTACTTTAGACAGTGCAGAAAGCCCCTAGTTCTGGGTTTGACAGCCTCTCCAGGAGGAAGCGAAGAAAAGATAGCTGAAGTTTGCAGGAATTTGGGCATAGCAGCCATAGAGCACCGAACAGACGAGGATAAGGACGTTAAGCCCTACATCCAGCCCATAGAGGTTGAGTGGCGAAGGGTTAAGCCTCCAGAACAGTATTTGGCTGTTAGGGATAGGCTTAGGCAGATGCTTGTTGAACGCGTTAAGGGGCTACAAGCCTTAGGCGTTTTAACAGACAAGCAGCCAGCCTTCATTACTAGGCGGGACCTCGTTGAGCTTAACGAAGAATTGCAGCGTAGGCTTGGAGGCGGAGAAGGCGGATACCTATACCAGCTTAAAGTGGAAGCCACAGCAGCCCTAAGCATAGCCCACATGATAGAGCTAATAGAATCCCAAGGCCCAGAAACTCTAGAAGCGTTCATTGAAAAGTCTCTAAGGCGTATGGCTATGGAGGGAAGCAAAGGCCACAAATCAATCCTAAACGATCCGCTTTTTATAGAGGCTAGAAGATCGCTTAGAAGCTGCATGGCAACACAAAACCCGAAAGTAAATGAGCTTGTCAAAGTTTTGGAGGCGCAGCTTCAAGCCAAGCCTGACTCGAGGCTTATCGTTTTTACACAGTACCGCGACACAGTAAACACTCTTCTAAAAAACCTAAACAACAATTCTAGGCTTAAGGTTGAACGTTTCGTTGGTCAAGGCGAGAGGGAAGGCGATCCAGGAATGAGCCAAGAACAACAGCGTGAGGTCCTTGAAAAGCTTAGAAATGGCGAAACAAACGTTTTGGTGGCCACAAGCATAGCCGAGGAGGGCTTAGACATTCCGGAAGTGGACCACGTAGTCTTCTATGAGCCTGTTCCAAGCGAGATACGCTACATACAACGCAGGGGCAGAACAGGAAGACGCGTAGCAGGAAAAGTAACAATACTCATAGCCGAAGATACAGTTGACGAGGCCTTCTACTGGTCAAGCATTTCAAGAGCCAGAAAAATGAAGCGCATAATAAGCCAACTAAACAGGAAACTGCCAGAGCTACTAAAGGAGAAAGCTACGCCAACCGTAACTCTAATGGACTACCAGCCCCAAACAAAGCAAGCCACTGCAAGCACCCAGACGCTTCAGGCGCAGGCAGAGGCTATGCCCAAGAAAGAGCTTTGGAAACCCCAAACAATACAGA
This sequence is a window from Candidatus Bathyarchaeia archaeon. Protein-coding genes within it:
- the radA gene encoding DNA repair and recombination protein RadA, giving the protein MELEQIPGVGKSIAKRLRDAGFANVETLAVTPAREVKEKAGYEKLEAAQRIVEAARELLGCRFITAYEHWEMTKKRLRCTTGSKALDALLGGGIETQAITELVGQYGSGKTQLCLMLCVTAQLKPEQGGLGGNVLYFDTEGTFSSNRVYQIAAENGLNPGQTLHNIILSRVYTSDHQMFLLDNAFEKCAEENVKLVVVDSVISHFRGEYLGRETLADRQQKLNLYMHKLLRLAEILNLAVVVTNQAQSDPTPQWGGQAADRPAGGNILAHASTTRVWLRRAKGEGKRIARVFDSPCLPEGECIFRITSKGIEDAPEEKAEEAEKEE
- the radA gene encoding DNA repair and recombination protein RadA (Involved in DNA repair and in homologous recombination. Binds and assemble on single-stranded DNA to form a nucleoprotein filament. Hydrolyzes ATP in a ssDNA-dependent manner and promotes DNA strand exchange between homologous DNA molecules) translates to MSEAVSQISECEFEEFRDPLLKLKGVTPEFAALLKEAGYYTVESIAAEVPHFLFQRIGERMGFSLDKAEALIREARSKLDIRIMSAKELYEEELRRKTIPTGSRALDEILGGGIRTQEITEVCGSYACGKTELVYTTSVLAPKALGGDVLILDTEATLSVTRIRQIAKARMLDPDEAISPIHLRRVPSSSDLIATLETAHKFIKEKGVRYLAIDSFVSPFRREYPGRELLCPRQQKLNYAIGLLIKLARAYDMAVLVTNQVQATPVAQYTTRPEFLRPPIGGYVMAYGANNRIYLQETDKPNVSIATLIDSSYLPRQSRTIRITERGIEDAG
- a CDS encoding ribbon-helix-helix domain-containing protein codes for the protein MTRKVKVSASIDREDLERLEDLSRETGRSISSLVCMAVKEFLEKRLEGGKCVE
- a CDS encoding helicase-related protein, which produces MLAEKRYVWHPLLKEEAVEDRLYQNRILERARQCNTLVVLPTALGKTVIALLLAIEKAEEGKIFFLAPTRPLVQQHYQTFLDKTWFDEAELALVTGRYPPNHRTALYNRAKVVFATPQCVWNDLKSGLLRLDNVSLIIFDEAHRARGNYAYVGIATYYFRQCRKPLVLGLTASPGGSEEKIAEVCRNLGIAAIEHRTDEDKDVKPYIQPIEVEWRRVKPPEQYLAVRDRLRQMLVERVKGLQALGVLTDKQPAFITRRDLVELNEELQRRLGGGEGGYLYQLKVEATAALSIAHMIELIESQGPETLEAFIEKSLRRMAMEGSKGHKSILNDPLFIEARRSLRSCMATQNPKVNELVKVLEAQLQAKPDSRLIVFTQYRDTVNTLLKNLNNNSRLKVERFVGQGEREGDPGMSQEQQREVLEKLRNGETNVLVATSIAEEGLDIPEVDHVVFYEPVPSEIRYIQRRGRTGRRVAGKVTILIAEDTVDEAFYWSSISRARKMKRIISQLNRKLPELLKEKATPTVTLMDYQPQTKQATASTQTLQAQAEAMPKKELWKPQTIQTKGLSQALKWLMENLPNQTIPIEEIVKRAYEEEGLEKAAVETAIWRLTQQGQIYHPEAGKIRKL
- a CDS encoding ribbon-helix-helix protein, CopG family, which encodes MARKRGVTVFLDPEDLKFLKKKNSETGRSLSTLIREAVKNWIRMEKAK